The Terriglobales bacterium genome includes a region encoding these proteins:
- a CDS encoding N-acetylmuramoyl-L-alanine amidase, with translation MRWNKEVLLQRQFRITGIAVAVSLCFLVARPAEDKQLTIITPQSSFSVLLQEREGKEYVDLQNILDQLGHTSATIEGDNFKLRYDRLEAHFKSGQTSGKVGNTSVQLASKFLLENDHGLVPFASLVELLPHFTGGHAEYHEISRRLFVNGGGTRFSAELKKGTPSTLALSFTASVNPRITSEGGKLRLSFSHDPLAMTAQNLKYDDPLITSVHYSENENGGEMVIEASEPLLASFSDKGKTIVLSAAPKLATATSPAETQTASGTPAANSTAATESNPNSPVAASSGSAILGEPSVPHTRYLIVIDPSHGGSERGAALSDKLAEKDITLAIARRLRAELNDRGLVTFMIRDSDSTISLDQRAAVTNTSRAAVYVAIHAGTLGHGVRVYTSMLPETAPAPGTFLPWETAQSGYVHNSRILAYSVIDQITKNQSKLPVAMMPAPVRPLNNIAGAAIAIEVAPQNGDAESLTNSNYQQMVANSLAAAIVSVRSSLEQPR, from the coding sequence ATGCGCTGGAATAAAGAGGTGTTGTTGCAGCGGCAATTCCGAATCACCGGAATTGCGGTTGCCGTCTCTTTATGTTTCCTGGTGGCGCGCCCGGCGGAAGATAAACAACTCACCATCATTACGCCCCAGAGCAGCTTCTCTGTTCTTCTTCAGGAACGCGAGGGCAAGGAATATGTTGATCTTCAGAACATCCTCGATCAACTGGGACACACCTCTGCCACGATCGAGGGAGACAATTTCAAGCTCCGCTACGACCGCCTAGAGGCGCATTTTAAGTCCGGACAAACCAGCGGCAAGGTCGGCAACACTTCTGTACAGCTCGCAAGCAAATTTCTTCTCGAAAATGACCACGGGCTCGTGCCCTTCGCCTCGCTGGTGGAACTATTACCGCACTTTACAGGTGGACACGCCGAATATCACGAAATCTCCCGGCGGCTCTTTGTCAACGGCGGAGGCACGCGATTTTCCGCAGAGCTGAAGAAAGGAACACCCAGCACCCTGGCGCTTTCTTTCACAGCATCCGTGAACCCGCGCATCACCTCAGAAGGAGGCAAACTGCGGCTCTCCTTCAGCCATGACCCGCTGGCGATGACGGCACAAAACCTGAAGTATGACGACCCGCTCATTACCTCTGTGCACTACTCCGAAAATGAAAACGGAGGCGAGATGGTGATCGAGGCTTCTGAGCCCCTGCTGGCAAGTTTCAGCGATAAGGGCAAAACGATTGTCCTTTCAGCGGCCCCTAAACTGGCGACGGCCACCTCGCCGGCGGAAACGCAGACAGCCAGCGGGACTCCTGCTGCCAATAGCACGGCTGCGACAGAGAGCAATCCTAACTCACCTGTTGCGGCCAGCTCCGGATCAGCGATTTTGGGCGAGCCTAGTGTGCCGCATACGCGTTATTTAATTGTGATTGATCCCAGCCACGGCGGCTCCGAACGCGGCGCCGCACTCAGCGACAAGTTGGCGGAAAAAGATATAACCCTGGCCATTGCCCGCCGGCTGCGCGCCGAACTGAATGACCGTGGCCTGGTAACGTTCATGATCCGCGACTCTGATTCCACCATCTCGCTCGACCAGCGGGCGGCGGTGACCAACACGTCGCGCGCCGCGGTTTATGTCGCTATCCACGCCGGTACCCTGGGGCACGGAGTGCGGGTTTACACTTCCATGCTGCCTGAAACTGCTCCTGCGCCCGGCACTTTCCTTCCCTGGGAAACGGCGCAGTCAGGGTACGTGCACAACAGTAGAATTCTGGCTTACTCGGTGATAGATCAAATCACCAAGAACCAGTCCAAACTTCCGGTCGCGATGATGCCTGCCCCAGTGCGACCGCTGAACAATATTGCCGGGGCCGCCATCGCAATTGAAGTTGCACCGCAAAATGGTGACGCAGAAAGCCTGACCAACAGCAACTATCAGCAGATGGTTGCCAACTCGCTGGCC
- a CDS encoding DUF1015 domain-containing protein, with translation MAEILPFQALRYDAVRYPISNLVTQPYDKITPEMQRRYYAASPHNLVRIILGEQFAADGPQQNVYTRAAEYLKTWQAEKVLLQDAKPSIYLYTQEFTAPGYSAPVHTRRGFIALGKICEYSEGVVHRHEQTLSKPKSDRLNLLRATRAHFGQIFMLYNDPKSEVEGLLAQNREADISVRDEYEVRHSLWAVNEPEIIASVRQVMADKKLLIADGHHRYETALNYRNERRAAAPAAQPAPWDYVMMTLINMASPGLLILPTHRVVSGLASFDEPGFYQAAKKYFSIEQLDAKLPDGELVQKLRDAGKNGVALLAAAKNTVSLLRSLPAAQQALAGLPEQQRQLDVTQLHKLLLEGALGMSEESIRNQEHIRYLRDASEALQLVRSGSANIAFLMNPVRIEQMRDVAFAGDVMPQKSTDFYPKLLSGLTIYALE, from the coding sequence ATGGCTGAAATCCTCCCTTTCCAGGCACTGCGGTACGATGCGGTGCGTTACCCGATTTCTAATCTGGTGACTCAACCTTACGACAAAATCACCCCAGAGATGCAGCGGCGCTATTATGCCGCCAGCCCCCATAACCTGGTACGTATCATCCTGGGGGAACAGTTTGCCGCAGACGGCCCACAGCAAAACGTCTATACCCGTGCCGCCGAATATTTGAAAACCTGGCAGGCTGAAAAAGTCCTGTTGCAGGATGCCAAGCCTTCTATCTATCTCTATACCCAGGAATTCACCGCTCCCGGCTACAGCGCTCCGGTTCATACGCGCAGGGGTTTCATTGCCCTGGGCAAGATTTGCGAGTACTCCGAGGGCGTGGTTCATCGTCACGAACAGACGCTTTCCAAGCCGAAAAGCGACCGCCTGAACTTGCTGCGTGCTACCCGCGCACACTTTGGCCAGATTTTCATGCTGTACAACGACCCTAAATCAGAGGTCGAAGGGTTGCTGGCGCAAAACCGCGAGGCCGATATCAGCGTGCGCGATGAATATGAAGTTCGGCACTCATTGTGGGCAGTCAACGAGCCAGAAATCATCGCGAGCGTTCGCCAGGTGATGGCCGACAAGAAACTTCTCATCGCCGATGGACATCACCGCTACGAAACCGCCCTCAATTACCGGAATGAACGCAGAGCGGCGGCGCCTGCAGCCCAGCCCGCCCCCTGGGATTACGTCATGATGACCTTGATCAACATGGCAAGCCCCGGCCTGCTGATTTTGCCGACACACCGCGTGGTCTCCGGACTTGCATCTTTTGACGAACCGGGCTTTTACCAGGCAGCAAAAAAATATTTCTCTATCGAGCAGCTTGACGCAAAGCTTCCAGACGGCGAACTGGTGCAGAAACTAAGAGACGCAGGGAAAAACGGCGTTGCCCTGCTGGCTGCCGCCAAAAACACAGTCTCACTGCTGCGAAGTTTACCCGCTGCCCAACAGGCGCTTGCCGGGCTGCCCGAGCAACAGCGCCAACTGGATGTAACCCAACTGCACAAATTGTTGCTGGAAGGAGCGCTGGGCATGTCCGAGGAATCGATCCGCAATCAGGAGCACATTCGATATCTTCGTGATGCCTCAGAGGCCCTGCAACTGGTGCGCTCCGGCAGTGCAAATATTGCGTTCCTCATGAACCCGGTGCGTATTGAGCAGATGCGCGACGTGGCTTTCGCCGGAGACGTTATGCCGCAGAAATCCACGGACTTTTATCCTAAACTCTTAAGTGGACTGACCATTTATGCGCTGGAATAA
- a CDS encoding VWA domain-containing protein, with amino-acid sequence MIASSPLLAQGSDDQVHITPLPKPTPQPPPANNILDPTLKTHTKPLKVDVNLVLVSVTITDPMNRIVTGLEKENFRIFEGDSEQQIKHFASEDAPISLGVIFDMSGSMSDKIDKSREAVVEFFKTANPQDEFFMIAFSDRPELVSDFTRSVEDIQSKLVYIVPKGRTALLDAIYLGMDKMKQAQNSKKALLIISDGGDNRSRYTEGEIKSMVRETDVQIYAIGIFDFLGRTPEEASGPALLGDITEVTGGRTYVVNNPNELADTATKIGMELRNQYVLGYRPNNDRHDGKWRKIKVKLEPPKGLPPLHVYAKTGYYAPSQ; translated from the coding sequence ATGATTGCTTCTTCCCCTCTTCTGGCCCAAGGCTCAGACGACCAGGTCCACATCACTCCGCTTCCTAAACCAACTCCTCAGCCGCCGCCTGCGAACAACATTTTAGATCCGACCTTGAAGACGCACACCAAGCCTCTCAAGGTTGATGTGAACCTGGTGCTGGTCAGTGTGACCATTACCGATCCCATGAACCGCATTGTCACCGGGCTGGAAAAGGAAAACTTCCGCATCTTTGAGGGAGACTCCGAGCAGCAAATCAAGCACTTTGCCAGCGAAGATGCGCCTATTTCCCTGGGCGTGATCTTTGACATGAGCGGCAGCATGAGCGACAAAATTGATAAGTCCCGGGAAGCGGTCGTGGAATTTTTTAAGACCGCCAACCCGCAGGATGAATTCTTCATGATTGCCTTCTCCGACCGTCCCGAGCTGGTCTCAGACTTCACGCGGTCGGTGGAAGACATCCAAAGCAAGCTGGTCTACATAGTTCCCAAGGGCCGGACCGCGCTGCTGGATGCCATCTACCTGGGCATGGATAAGATGAAGCAGGCGCAGAACAGCAAGAAAGCGCTTTTGATTATCAGCGATGGTGGCGATAACCGCAGCCGTTACACGGAAGGCGAAATTAAGAGCATGGTGCGGGAAACCGATGTGCAAATCTATGCCATCGGAATCTTCGATTTCCTGGGACGGACCCCAGAAGAGGCAAGCGGTCCCGCCCTGCTGGGTGATATCACGGAAGTGACCGGTGGGCGCACGTATGTGGTTAACAATCCTAATGAGCTGGCAGATACGGCCACAAAAATTGGTATGGAGCTACGCAACCAATATGTGCTCGGATACCGTCCAAACAATGACCGGCATGACGGCAAGTGGCGTAAAATTAAGGTGAAACTGGAGCCGCCCAAAGGGCTTCCGCCGCTGCATGTTTACGCAAAGACCGGATACTATGCGCCTTCGCAATAA
- a CDS encoding VWA domain-containing protein, with protein sequence MRLRNNLVLAITILSLMCVSGAWNQAVAQAPSQPQAGADSEIEGGPLKPEELVVPSNAALTSLSPPIVTDSTSHSPNHPIDTTQGKGHEVQQQGKSGVFVMRAEVDEVVLHATVVDDHQHLITTLDRNAFSVFEDGQPKPITSFRHEDVPVAVGIIVDNSGSMRTKRAAVTQAALNFVKASNPDDRVFIVNFDTDAWIDQDFTASIPKMREALDRIDSRGGTALYDAVTASADYIIKQEKIDKKLDKKVLLVITDGWDNASLQSLEQAVRHIQVENGPTIYTIGILDEDAKRKGRRALRELAEQTGGVAYFPKDLAEVDSMTQEVARDIRNQYTIGFKKNPNDPPGYRAVKVMARADGYKNLTVRTRSGYFQGEEKTAKK encoded by the coding sequence ATGCGCCTTCGCAATAATCTCGTTCTAGCTATCACAATTCTTTCCCTGATGTGTGTTTCTGGCGCCTGGAATCAGGCAGTGGCCCAGGCTCCTTCGCAACCGCAAGCGGGCGCCGATTCGGAGATCGAGGGCGGCCCCCTCAAACCCGAAGAGCTGGTGGTTCCATCGAATGCGGCCCTGACTTCGCTGTCGCCGCCCATTGTCACCGATTCCACTTCACATTCTCCCAACCATCCCATTGATACCACCCAGGGCAAGGGACACGAGGTGCAGCAGCAGGGCAAAAGCGGCGTCTTTGTCATGCGGGCCGAAGTGGATGAGGTGGTGCTGCACGCTACGGTCGTGGATGATCACCAGCACCTCATCACCACTCTCGATCGCAACGCGTTTTCAGTTTTTGAAGATGGCCAACCGAAGCCCATCACGTCTTTTCGCCATGAGGATGTGCCTGTGGCCGTCGGCATTATTGTGGATAACTCCGGCTCCATGCGCACGAAGCGCGCCGCGGTAACCCAGGCAGCGTTGAATTTCGTCAAAGCCAGCAATCCCGATGACCGGGTATTCATCGTTAATTTTGATACCGACGCCTGGATTGACCAGGATTTCACCGCCAGCATCCCGAAGATGCGCGAGGCGCTGGATCGCATTGATTCGCGCGGCGGTACCGCGCTTTATGACGCGGTAACGGCTTCGGCGGACTACATCATCAAGCAGGAAAAAATTGATAAGAAGCTGGATAAAAAAGTTCTGCTCGTAATCACTGATGGCTGGGACAACGCCAGCCTGCAGTCGCTGGAGCAGGCTGTGCGTCACATCCAGGTTGAAAATGGCCCTACCATCTACACCATCGGCATTCTGGATGAAGATGCGAAAAGAAAGGGCCGCAGGGCACTGCGCGAACTGGCCGAGCAGACCGGCGGAGTAGCTTATTTCCCCAAGGACCTCGCCGAGGTGGACTCCATGACCCAGGAAGTTGCCCGCGACATCCGCAACCAGTACACCATTGGGTTCAAGAAAAACCCTAACGATCCTCCCGGGTATCGCGCAGTCAAGGTAATGGCCCGCGCCGATGGTTACAAAAATCTCACCGTCCGCACCCGCAGCGGATATTTTCAGGGTGAAGAAAAAACTGCAAAGAAATGA
- the cysK gene encoding cysteine synthase A translates to MKTLEAAHLRTRIRIAENVIELVGSTPMLRLARLTPPGAADVYAKLEYMNPGGSVKDRAAIGMIRRAEQQGLLRPGYTILEATAGNTGIGLALIGVNKGYRVVLCVPERFSQEKVQVMEALGAEVHRTPDAEGMQGAIRKAKELAANIPNSFIALQFENPANPDFHYETTAPEIFEQMQGQVDALVIGVGTGGTFSGIARYLKERLPNVLTVAVETQGSVLAGGPPGEHKVEGIGVSFIPKTFDSRVADEILMVRDDEAFGMVKEMARKCGVLGGSSGGANVFAAVQVAKRLGPGKRVVTVVADGAERYLSKGIFEGGK, encoded by the coding sequence ATGAAAACCCTGGAAGCCGCCCATCTTCGGACTAGGATCAGGATCGCCGAAAACGTCATCGAGCTGGTTGGCAGCACGCCTATGCTGCGCCTCGCCCGGCTGACTCCGCCCGGCGCTGCCGACGTTTACGCAAAACTGGAGTATATGAACCCGGGCGGCAGCGTGAAAGACCGCGCCGCCATAGGCATGATCCGACGCGCCGAGCAGCAGGGCCTGCTGCGTCCGGGATACACGATTCTTGAAGCAACCGCCGGTAACACCGGCATTGGCCTGGCGCTGATCGGCGTGAACAAGGGTTACCGCGTGGTGTTATGTGTTCCTGAGCGCTTTTCCCAGGAAAAAGTCCAGGTCATGGAAGCGCTGGGCGCCGAGGTGCATCGCACGCCCGACGCCGAAGGGATGCAAGGCGCCATCAGGAAAGCCAAAGAGCTGGCTGCAAATATCCCTAACTCTTTTATCGCGCTGCAATTTGAAAATCCCGCCAACCCGGATTTCCACTACGAGACCACAGCCCCTGAAATCTTCGAGCAGATGCAGGGCCAGGTGGATGCTCTGGTGATCGGCGTGGGTACAGGCGGCACTTTTTCCGGAATTGCCCGCTATTTGAAGGAGCGGCTGCCCAACGTTTTGACGGTGGCGGTTGAAACCCAGGGCTCGGTGCTCGCAGGCGGCCCTCCGGGTGAGCATAAGGTGGAAGGCATTGGCGTGAGCTTTATTCCCAAAACCTTCGACAGCCGCGTGGCCGATGAGATCCTTATGGTGCGCGATGACGAAGCTTTTGGCATGGTCAAAGAAATGGCGCGCAAATGCGGCGTGCTGGGTGGCTCGAGCGGCGGCGCCAACGTCTTTGCCGCCGTGCAGGTGGCCAAACGCCTTGGCCCCGGCAAACGTGTGGTCACGGTTGTGGCTGATGGCGCAGAACGGTATTTATCCAAAGGAATTTTTGAGGGCGGAAAGTAA
- a CDS encoding PLP-dependent aspartate aminotransferase family protein has product MKKDLGFSTKSIHTGQEPEPATGAVVVPIYATSTYAQEEIGKHKGYEYARVSNPTRTRLEQNLAALEGGSSSHVFASGMAAINAVCTMLKAGDHVICSDNVYGGVPRLFNEVLSHYGLEFAYVDTSNVGAVERAIKRNTKIAYVETPTNPLMTISDIAAISRICHRRNVELVVDNTFLSPYFQQPIALGADMVVHSTTKFLNGHSDGLGGVVICTKPAQAEKLAFIQKAAGAIMSPFECWLVLRGVKTLAVRMEQHDRNGRAVAAFLEKHKKVEKIYYPGLPDHPQHQLAKQQMSGFGSMITFETGSLKNANKMLRKLRICTLGESLGGVETLISHPATMTHAALGEKGRKAIGITDGMVRISVGIEDVEDLFEDLDQALAAI; this is encoded by the coding sequence ATGAAAAAAGATCTAGGTTTTTCCACGAAGTCAATTCACACAGGCCAGGAGCCGGAGCCGGCCACCGGCGCCGTTGTGGTTCCCATCTATGCCACTTCTACTTACGCGCAGGAGGAGATTGGCAAGCACAAAGGCTATGAGTATGCGCGCGTCAGCAATCCCACGCGCACCCGGCTCGAGCAAAATCTGGCGGCGCTCGAAGGCGGCAGCTCATCCCACGTTTTTGCCTCGGGTATGGCGGCCATCAATGCCGTCTGCACCATGCTGAAGGCGGGCGACCACGTTATTTGCTCGGATAACGTTTATGGCGGGGTGCCTCGTCTCTTTAATGAAGTACTGAGCCACTACGGGCTGGAGTTTGCCTATGTTGATACCTCCAATGTTGGCGCAGTGGAGCGGGCCATCAAGCGCAATACCAAAATTGCCTATGTGGAAACGCCCACCAATCCCCTGATGACCATCAGCGACATCGCCGCCATCAGCCGGATCTGCCATCGGCGCAACGTGGAATTGGTGGTAGATAATACATTTCTTTCGCCGTATTTCCAGCAGCCCATCGCGCTGGGGGCCGACATGGTGGTCCACTCCACTACAAAATTCCTCAACGGCCACAGCGATGGTCTGGGCGGAGTGGTGATCTGCACCAAGCCAGCACAGGCAGAAAAGCTGGCGTTTATCCAGAAAGCCGCAGGCGCGATCATGTCACCCTTTGAATGCTGGCTGGTGCTGCGCGGCGTCAAGACTCTAGCTGTGCGTATGGAGCAGCACGACCGCAACGGACGCGCCGTGGCCGCGTTTCTGGAAAAGCATAAGAAAGTTGAGAAGATCTACTATCCCGGTTTGCCCGATCATCCTCAGCACCAGTTGGCCAAACAGCAGATGAGCGGCTTCGGCTCCATGATCACCTTTGAGACCGGCTCGCTGAAAAATGCCAACAAGATGTTGCGCAAATTGCGCATCTGCACGCTGGGCGAATCCCTGGGCGGAGTGGAGACGCTGATCTCGCATCCCGCCACCATGACCCACGCGGCATTAGGCGAAAAAGGCCGCAAAGCCATCGGCATTACCGACGGTATGGTGCGCATCTCGGTGGGCATTGAAGACGTGGAAGATCTGTTCGAGGATCTGGACCAGGCCCTGGCGGCGATTTAA
- a CDS encoding glycoside hydrolase family 18 protein, translated as MRITSSHCWRKTWWSLLLIMISAGLSALPNHTQKSRSGNSRTQVIGYLTENGVKAGRYTVKDAVTSGAAGLLTRLDYAFGRVEGNQCQIGDREAALDHAYGAAESVDGTADPVGPNRLRGAFHQLQELKRRYPRLKLVISFGGWGQSQGFSSAAEPDHVREFVRSCVHTFVEGNFAPGIHAPGIFDGIDIDWEYPVEGGVTKGSPEDTKNFTAMAAEFRRQLDAIRPGLLLTAALPAEAELYKNFELKKISRSMNDLSIMAYDLHWNSEPLTNLHSPLFHDPADPSKAPMDDHFGDYAVRGFLQAGVPARKIVLGVPFYGKGWSGVKDINHGLYQPATGPAQDWGGYRALKALPDADRQYSSTAVTCTLWSGGNFWSYDCPEALRVKMDYVRSHHLGGVMFWELSQDTDDGELLRALIQR; from the coding sequence ATGCGCATTACTTCTAGCCATTGCTGGCGCAAGACGTGGTGGTCTCTGCTGCTGATTATGATAAGCGCGGGCCTCTCCGCTTTGCCCAATCACACACAGAAATCGCGATCGGGAAATTCCCGCACTCAAGTGATCGGCTACCTTACCGAAAATGGCGTGAAGGCCGGCCGGTACACTGTGAAAGATGCTGTAACCAGTGGTGCTGCCGGGCTCCTCACCAGGCTTGATTATGCGTTTGGCCGGGTTGAAGGTAATCAATGCCAGATTGGAGACCGGGAAGCGGCGTTGGACCACGCGTACGGCGCTGCAGAGAGTGTTGATGGCACCGCCGATCCAGTTGGCCCCAACCGGCTTCGCGGCGCCTTCCATCAACTCCAGGAGCTGAAGCGCCGTTATCCCAGATTGAAGCTGGTCATATCGTTCGGTGGCTGGGGCCAATCCCAGGGTTTTTCCAGCGCCGCTGAGCCCGACCACGTGCGCGAATTTGTGCGCTCCTGCGTGCACACCTTTGTTGAAGGAAACTTTGCTCCGGGCATTCATGCTCCGGGAATTTTTGATGGCATTGATATTGACTGGGAGTATCCGGTGGAAGGCGGAGTGACCAAGGGCAGCCCGGAGGACACCAAGAATTTCACCGCCATGGCCGCGGAATTCCGCCGCCAACTCGATGCCATTCGGCCAGGTCTTCTGCTCACTGCAGCGCTGCCAGCTGAGGCTGAACTCTATAAAAACTTTGAGCTGAAAAAAATCAGCCGCTCCATGAACGATCTCTCCATCATGGCTTACGATCTCCATTGGAACAGCGAGCCGCTGACCAACCTGCACAGCCCCTTGTTCCACGATCCCGCCGATCCATCAAAAGCTCCAATGGACGACCACTTTGGAGATTATGCCGTTCGGGGCTTTCTCCAGGCCGGTGTCCCGGCCCGGAAGATCGTGTTGGGCGTTCCTTTTTATGGCAAAGGCTGGAGTGGAGTGAAAGATATCAATCATGGTCTCTACCAGCCAGCGACTGGCCCTGCACAGGATTGGGGTGGCTACAGAGCGCTGAAGGCCTTGCCGGATGCAGACCGGCAGTACTCTTCAACGGCAGTGACCTGCACTCTCTGGAGTGGCGGCAACTTCTGGAGCTACGATTGTCCTGAGGCTTTGCGCGTGAAGATGGATTACGTTCGAAGTCACCACCTGGGCGGAGTGATGTTCTGGGAACTGAGCCAGGATACAGACGACGGGGAACTGCTGCGTGCGTTGATCCAGCGCTGA
- a CDS encoding alpha/beta fold hydrolase, producing the protein MASQRSVEPFADLSAEPAVRGFLHLPAHENGDALVLTHGAGANCQSKLLVAIADAFAEAGFTVLRCDLPFRQARPHGPPFPAYAERDREGLRRAVNVVKQRVPGHVFLGGHSYGGRQATMLVADSLSAGIPANDSQIGNPQSDGLQLLAGLLLLSYPLHPPRKPTEMRTGHFSRMRVPALFVHGSRDPFGSTIEIESALKLIPARTMLLEAEGLGHDLLARKAVGELPAKIVEAFSSFFVLKTHNASLSSETMR; encoded by the coding sequence GTGGCTTCACAACGCTCTGTCGAACCCTTTGCCGATCTTTCCGCCGAGCCGGCGGTTCGTGGTTTCCTTCATCTACCCGCTCACGAAAACGGCGACGCGCTGGTGCTCACCCATGGGGCCGGAGCAAATTGCCAGTCCAAGCTCCTGGTAGCAATAGCCGATGCATTCGCCGAAGCCGGGTTTACTGTCCTGCGCTGCGACCTTCCCTTCCGCCAGGCACGCCCGCATGGTCCGCCCTTCCCGGCTTACGCTGAACGTGATCGGGAAGGACTGCGGCGAGCGGTCAACGTGGTAAAGCAGCGGGTGCCTGGCCATGTCTTTCTTGGAGGCCACTCCTACGGTGGCAGGCAGGCAACTATGCTGGTTGCCGACTCGCTATCGGCCGGTATTCCTGCCAATGATTCCCAAATTGGTAATCCTCAATCTGACGGTCTGCAACTGCTGGCTGGGTTGCTGCTGCTGTCATACCCTCTCCATCCACCGCGAAAGCCAACCGAAATGCGTACCGGCCATTTCTCCAGGATGCGGGTCCCGGCGCTCTTCGTGCATGGCTCGCGTGATCCGTTCGGCTCGACGATAGAGATCGAGTCAGCGCTGAAGCTGATTCCCGCCCGCACCATGCTGCTGGAAGCTGAAGGTCTGGGCCATGATCTTTTGGCGCGGAAAGCGGTTGGCGAGTTGCCGGCAAAGATTGTCGAGGCATTCTCATCATTCTTCGTATTGAAAACTCATAATGCAAGCCTCAGTTCGGAGACGATGAGATAG
- a CDS encoding ABC transporter permease: protein MELMATIRIALRAIARNKMRSCLTSLGIIIGVGAVIAMVALGQGAQQQVQQQIAAMGSNVLYVGSGTMNKGGVRLGWGNTKTLLYDDVVAIRRECPAVATVAAGTGASAQIVFGNDNWYTRITGTEPDYLDIRVWPLAEGTNFTQDDVQTADNVAIIGDTVRKNVFGDTDPIGQTVRINQLPFHVIGVLSVKGSSVAMGSDQDDIIIMPYTTVQKKIAGNEWLQYAMVSAQSKEASFAAQTQIEGVLRDRHHIRAGQDDDFFVRNMADVADLYDQQTTVMTLLLASIASVSLIVGGIGIMNIMLVSVTERTREIGIRMAIGATEEDVQRQFLTEAVVLSAMGGAIGILSGLILSFLIPRVLGWPVSVSTTAILIAVIFSIAVGIFFGYYPARKAARLNPIEALRYE from the coding sequence ATGGAGTTGATGGCCACAATTCGCATCGCACTACGGGCAATCGCGCGCAACAAGATGCGCTCGTGCCTGACCAGCCTGGGCATCATCATCGGCGTCGGTGCGGTGATTGCCATGGTGGCTTTAGGACAAGGCGCTCAGCAGCAGGTGCAGCAGCAAATTGCGGCCATGGGATCCAACGTTCTTTATGTTGGCTCGGGAACCATGAATAAAGGCGGCGTGCGCCTGGGCTGGGGCAACACCAAGACCCTGCTTTACGACGATGTTGTGGCTATTCGGCGCGAATGCCCGGCGGTGGCCACAGTAGCCGCCGGCACCGGAGCTTCGGCGCAGATCGTCTTCGGCAATGACAACTGGTATACGCGCATTACCGGCACCGAACCCGACTATCTGGATATTCGTGTCTGGCCGCTGGCCGAAGGCACGAACTTCACCCAGGATGATGTGCAGACGGCAGACAACGTAGCCATCATTGGCGATACGGTGCGCAAGAACGTGTTTGGCGACACCGACCCCATAGGCCAGACGGTCCGCATTAACCAGTTACCTTTTCACGTTATCGGCGTGCTTTCCGTAAAAGGATCTTCGGTAGCCATGGGCAGCGATCAGGATGACATCATCATCATGCCGTACACCACGGTACAAAAAAAGATCGCAGGAAATGAATGGCTGCAATATGCCATGGTCTCGGCCCAGTCCAAAGAAGCCAGCTTCGCCGCCCAAACCCAGATTGAAGGCGTACTGCGCGACCGGCATCATATCCGTGCGGGACAGGATGACGACTTTTTCGTGCGCAATATGGCTGACGTGGCCGACCTCTACGATCAGCAAACAACCGTGATGACGTTGCTGCTGGCCTCGATTGCCAGCGTCTCATTGATCGTCGGCGGAATTGGCATCATGAATATCATGCTGGTCTCTGTGACGGAGCGCACGCGCGAGATCGGCATCCGAATGGCTATCGGCGCGACCGAAGAAGACGTACAGCGCCAGTTCCTGACCGAAGCAGTGGTGCTGAGCGCAATGGGAGGAGCCATCGGCATTCTCAGCGGTTTGATCCTGAGCTTCTTGATCCCACGGGTGCTGGGCTGGCCTGTTTCCGTTTCCACAACTGCAATTCTGATCGCAGTGATCTTCTCGATTGCCGTGGGCATCTTCTTTGGATATTACCCGGCACGCAAAGCAGCAAGGTTGAATCCGATTGAGGCACTGCGCTACGAGTAA